DNA sequence from the Lysinibacillus sp. OF-1 genome:
GATTCAATCGATGTTGAGTGGTGAAAAGATAACAAAAGAACAATATGAGCTATATTTAGAGCTTGTTGAAAAAGAGAAAAATGAAGAAGATACTAGTTCTTCGGTAGGGATAACACCTTTGGCTTCAAATGTTAATCCTGCAAATTGTCAATATGATTTAGGAAGTAGTTACTGTTTCAGAATTGATCCACAAAATTCTTCAACAGGAGAACCATATCATATACATATTTATAAAAAGAAAGTACACATCTACTGTATGAGATTAGATAATTTTAAAGAATGTGATAAAAACAAAAACGAGGTTCATAAGTTTGATGACTTACCAACTGTAGTTAAAGAAGGTGTTATGGCAAATAAAAAAGTACAAGAACGAGTAAAGGTTTATAACCCTGATGCGCAAAAGTGGTCAGATAGTATACCATTTATAAAAACTTTAGCTATATCAGTAATTGTAGTAGCTTTAGTAGTTACACCTATACCAGGTGATGAGTATGTAGCTTGGGCATATTTTTTAAGAGCTATAGCATAGCAAAATTTTATATGTAAGGTTCAAGAATATTAGATAGCAATCAAAAAATTATAAGAATTGAGAAAAGTACTCCAAAGCGAGCAGATTATTGAAAGATAATCGTCGCATTTGGTGTGCTTTTTTTTGTTGCGAAAATTAAGGAAATGTAGAGAAAAGAAGCAGCTGTTTTGTGTGGCTACTTAAAAATAGAGAAGATTTAACTATATTGGGTATTGGTCTAGATTCGTCGTGATTGTATATGAAAAATGTAATATTGTGATTTTCTAATTTCATAAATTGTATATAGTTCTGAAAGGATATCGTAATCTAATCGCTCTTTTTCAAGCTCTGTTAATTGAGAGAAAATTGTTTGTTTTAACTCGTTGTTGAAAGAAAAATCAAGCCCTAGTTCTGCACTTGAAAGTGTAGTTGCTAACTCACCTTCATATAATCAAAGTTCTTTAAGACTACTGTAATAAATTCTGTAAATATTTTCTCATCAAAGGTGAAGAGATATTATTGGATAATAATTTTTTAATTAATATTTTAAGGTTGAAAAGAAGATTAAAAATTAAGGTTAGTAAAGAAATTCAGGGATTAGGTTACTTACAATTATCCAATAAGATGGAATAATTGGAAATGCTATCTCAATAGTGGAAAACCAACAACTCTCCTAATATGAATGATTCCAAAGATTAATGCTAATGAACACTCTGAGGAAATGGTTTCATCAAATCAAAAAAAACAGACCCTGTAGAAATGGTTACAGGGCCAAAAACGGCACAGTATGGAACTTACCTAAGGCAGCGGGTAGTGTAGGTGATTCGAATATACAGGAGGCTAATAGACCGTGTATAGATAACGTAATTGAGAGATCAGCTAGCTACAAATAAACTTTCATTTTTAAAATTATCTACTGCCTTACTTTACTTCTTCGATAAATGCTCTGAAGTTTTCAGCGATTTCTTTTGATTTGGTATGATGTAAATAATGTGTTCCTTGAAATGTCATCACTTTTCCATGTACAGAATCCTTTATTTGTTCTTCATGTAGTGTTGACCATCCTTCAATTGCAGTACTATTCGGTTGTAAAAAGAAAATAACAGGAAGGTTTTTTGGGAATGTTAAATTTTCAACTGCTTTAAAATTAGGAAACCTATTTTCTATTTCATTCACAATGGTAGGATTTCTAAAGTTTTTGTAAGAAAGAATTCTCATTTGTTCTTTTGTTTCATCATCAACTGGTAGTGTAGCATATGGGTCAGCACTTAGTTTCATTATCAATCTGCCTAAACCTGATTCTTTGAGTAGTGTAATTACTGAAGAAGGTATTGGAGATTCAACAACCTTATCACCATATTGCCTTGGAACACTGCTATCGATCCCGACAAATGCACTTACTTCTTGTTCATATTTATTCACATAATCTAGTCCGTAAATGCCCGCAATGGAGTGACCCATTAGAATATAGCGGTCAATTTTAAGAATCTGTAAAGCTTCGTGGATTTCACTTACAATATTTTCTGTACTCCGCTCTTTTTCGGTTATATCACTTAATCCATAACCAAAAGGCTCAATCACTACAACTTTGTAAAATGGCGATAACTCTTCTACTAGCGGTTTAAAATCAAGTGCTGGTGTTCCTGTCCCCAAACCTGGTAGTAGCACGACTGTTTCTGTGCCTTGTCCCTGAATCAAAACATTCATATTTTTCCCATCTACTGTTACATACTGACCATAAGGTTTTATTTTTCCAGCTTCTAATTTACTACTGATCTTATCAATGACAAAAACAATGGCTATAAAAACGACAATTATTATAACTAATGCTGCTAAAATTTTAAGTAAAATGATCAGCATTATTTTCATCTTATTAGCTGTTTTTTTGCCTGTTGTTGTGTTCAAGTCCATTTTTTCACCTCTCGTATTTTCATTCTATCGTTTTGGCTACCTTTAAGAGCCCTAAGGAAAGCCTAAACGACGAAGATGTACTCACAGTGACAACAATATGAACGGAGTATGAACAAGTGAAAGAAATTGTGTAGTACTAGGAGAATAAGAGTGCAGTGATATAAATAGTAGATGAAAAAGGAAATAGACTTAATCGTCTATTTCCTCCTGCAAGGCCCGCCAGTTCATTTTATATTTCGCTTTAGGGATACCATGATACTGCTCATAACGACATATCCTACAGGAACAGTGAACCTTTCCTTTACTTAATGTTCCGCGTACAGGCAGAGACTCATCTTCCATTTGAAAGACAGTTTTTAAAATCGTTAACTTTTTTTGGATGATTCTCGTTCGTTGATGGCGAGTGTAAGATTTGGAACGGTTTTTCATGTACATCAGCTCCCTTGAGAAACCCGAGCTTGCAAGAAGCGTCAAGGGATGTTAAAGCACTCCCTACAAGCTCGGTATTGAGCCGATATACTGATTTAATTGATTCATTTCATAATTCCTTTCATGATTTACCTGATGATAGTATTGCATAATAGATCAAAAGAAAAAAGTATTACTTATGAAATTTACTGGACACTTTTTATCTTATCAAGGCCTAATTTTTCTATCTTTTGAAAATTAATTCTTGATAGTCCTCCAAATGTTCAGTAATGGATTAAACTACTATATGAATTTTGAGCGTCTAATTTGTAATAACAGTATACTTAGTCTTCATCTGGTTTGAGAATTAGTGTAAACGGAGGGGGAGGGAGGTTTACTTTAAATGCTGCATCATACCTAATGTTTAAATTCGGTTGAAGCTGCCTCTGTTGGAATTGCTAATGCTTAAGGTTTGCTAGCTGAATTTCAGGTTTGGCTACTTTAAATCAAGACACTTCACCACAATTTTTGCAAAACAACAAAATAAGTGGGGAGCCTGAAGCAATTAAAGATCTTACAGGTCTAACATTTCTATCGCAAGATAATTTTCATGACCAAGCTGACCAGTTGCAAAAGAGTTACTACTACAAGCTCTACAGACTAATTTATTATTTTCCATAATATCATCTCATTGTGTAGTAGATGTAAATAATAACGTGAAAAAAGCTATAGCTTTTGCAAAGGCTACAGCTTGAAGTCTTACAAACTCATCGCATTCTCCTAACTTTCAAAACTACCTAAAACCATAAAATCTACAATAACGCCACTTACTGGATTTTCTGAACCTAATACACTAATTCCTAATACTGTGACACCACTAATATTTGTAATATTAGCAGAGACATATTTTCCAGTACTATTCTTTTCTCTCATTTGAACTCTTGGTCTTGCATTGATCGATGAATTTGTAGAATATACACTTGCCACGGCATAGTTAATCGTTGATAATAGTGGATTGCCATTAGCTAATGCATTGTCTGTAAAATAAAACGTAGCTATACCATTTGCGTCTGATGTAGCTTGCCCATAAACAATGCGCCTTTCTTTTTTGGGATTCGACTCTCCCGCTTTAAACACATGCAATAATGTTGGTGCTAGTGTGATGAATTCAATACTCATAGCCTTACCCCTTGTTATATTTTGGCATTATTACTATACTATGAATTTTTTATTCGTTTATTACTTCTTCACTGTCCTTGATGATTCTTGTTTAGAGAGGAAGTTGAAAGAAATGATTGAGTGAACTACTTTGAACAGAATGTGCATTTAAAAATATTTAGTATTACAGGTGGTGAGCCAATGATGAGTAAAAAATCTGTCTAAAATTAAAAAGCTGTAGCGTTGTTACACGCTACAGCTCAAATCGGTTAATGCTCTTTGTTGGTTTAGTCATATAGCATTATAACATACTGGAGAGCAAAATGGTGTTAAAAGGATAACAGGTAGCTACTACAGATCATTTATGGGTGATAATAGTAGCTATATTCATGAAAGATAGCCATGTACGAAATCAAGAGGGATGCAAGTAATCAAGTGTTAATTACAGCAGCTTATTTAGTAGTCAAAATTATAAAATGAAGGCATACGAGCAAGCGATTGCAGAGTACAAAAGATGCATCCATGATCCCACTTATGCAACTCATACTGTTAGTCAGTTCCTTGATTTCGCAGATTGTCTCCTAGTAGCATTCATGTTAGAGCTTATGCTAGATTTTGAGAAATTTTGTTTTACTAGTATAATTGGAATATATTCGTTATTGTGTTTTGAGATGGGAGAAATGTATGAAAGATCGTAAGCAAGTGGTCATCGAAGCAACATTGCAATTATTTACTGAAAAAGGGTATCAGCACACATCGGTTCAAGATATTTTAGATAAAGCCAATATTTCAAAGGGGACATTTTATAACTATTTTTCATCCAAAAATGAATGTCTTTCAGCTGTGCTCGAACAAAATCGTCTAGAAAGAAATGTTTTAAAAGAGGAAATTCTAGTCGGCAAGAAAATAGATGATATAGAAGTTTTAGTTGAACAATTAATCGCTTCCTTAAGGATTAAAGAAAAATATAACTTAATGCCTTTATTTCGAGAAATCTCTTTTTTGCATGATGAAGAGTTGCAAAAAATTCTTGCTGAACACCGTTTTTATGAAATCACATGGCTAAAAAATAGATTTTATGATATTTATGGGGAGGATGGAAAGCCCTATTATTATGAGTGTGCAATCATATTTTTTGGTACGTTCCAGTATATATCCTTTTATTGGAATTTAGCAACCAAGACAACAATTGATATAAAAAAGGTAGTCTACAGATCGATAAAGTATGTAGAAAGTTTTCTTCCAGAAATGATTGAGAGTGGAGAAATATTATTAGAGCCAAATGATATGTATTTGCTTGAAATGGATTCAGCGTACAAGCCGATCACAAACGATCAAATTCAAAAGAAACTAGAACTGTTTTATAAAAAAATATCGACGGTTGAGCTTCAGCAAAAATCAACGGAACTAACGACGTTGCTTTTGGATGAAATGAGTAGAGAAAAGCCGCGCATAAGCGTTTTAGAACTCATTATCCAACCATTTCGTAGTTCTTTTTCTGACACAATTTATAAATATGAAGCGGAAGAAATCGCTAATCTTTGCTGGCTTTATATGAAAAGTCCAAACAAAGCATAATGACCAGACCAGCTTTTTCTCATAAAGTTGGTCTTTTTCGTCTATCCATGGCCAAATTAATAGGGCGTTGCAATTACTAATTCAGGAAATATTATTTGCATTTTACATTACAGCTTTATGTAGAAAGGTCGTGATGAAAGTAAGGGGATTATGGTTAACCACAATAAAAGTATTGTTAGAATTAATAAGAATTGTTTTGATTTTTCTCATTTTTGGATGCTTGCTGTGGGGAGGCGTAAGGCTTATTTATACTACTTTACGAATAAATGTCGATGGTACTTACGGAGGCTGGCTAGGAGGAATCGCCATATATTTTTTATTGTTTGTCCTCTATCGTAATAAACTACAATTTTCAGGTTTTTATGATGGCCCAAAGCAACAAAAACTACCTAGAAAAATAACTTACATTTTAGTTATTGGCTCTATTTTTCTATTAATACTTCCGCTGTTGCTCTCGATTAAATAGCGTCTTGATTTTATGCGTTGCCCCACTTTTACGTGGTATATAATGGATATGACTAAAAGTAAAGGAGTTAGGACGATGCCAGAATTTAAGAAGAGGGCAGAAGTATCTTTTGTCACGAATATATCCCGATTTGATTACCTGAAAGAACAACTACAAGAAGTAGTTGAAAAATTTAATTTCAATCATCTTCAGCTTTCCAAAATAGTTGATTTACCGATAAATGAGCTGGAAAGTTTGCTAAATGGTAAGGGGAATATTACGACTGACCAGCAGGAAATAATAGAGCATAAATTAGCCAAGTTATGTTTTGGTTTTCAAGGTTTTGATGCAAAAGAAAGAGCAACATTGCTCTTGAATGATCTCGTTAAGGATTACATGTTTTCAACAGCAAGTATCGCAAAAATAATTCATGTAGAAGAAAAGGAACTCAACGATTTTAGACAAGCACAAGTAATGGATAGAGAGGCAGAATTGAAAATATGTGTGAATGTGATTCTGCTACATTTTGTTTTACATAACTAATAAGCCCACATCGCCTTTACACGGGAATTGCCAGAAGAGATATAGAAGGATATTATTATCCATTTCATTATGACGAAATGCAAAATGGTGTATTGACAGACAAACTTTGTATACAGATTAGCGGATGATATTTATAGATCGAAATCCTACCCGTTAGTCTCGCGATGACAACCACTCCTTGAAGAGTGGTTTTTTGTTGTTTCCGACATAATAGTTATAGGCGCTTTCTGTATATTGAATGTAGACATAAGTTTTTGTATAAAAATATCGTTTAACTCTCAAAATAAAAGAAAATTTGATTGATCGTGGGGTACTCTAATGGAGAATATGATGATGGAACTGAGCTCTAAGTTTGCAGATCATGATGATTTTTTCGTGGAGGAGGAGCTAATAGATCAAACAACCATCTATCTTATGGGATTTAAAACATTGATTGATTTTGCCAAGTCCAATCTATACATTCGGCAAATGGCTGCTTCATCTGCCTCAGTAGGGGAGCTTTTTACAAACCTTAGTGATCAACTTGATATGGATATTGAACAAATTGTCAATGCTGTGTTGGAGGGAAAATTGATCGTCTTATCTCAAGGAGGACGCCAAAATGCGATAGTTGATCCTATTTCCATCAATTTAACAAGAAGTATTGAAGAACCGAAAAATGAAAGCCCTATTCAAGCTTCTATGGATGCATTTGTTGAAGATATTCATGTAAATGTTGGACTTATTCGAAAAAGGCTAAAAACGGCAAGGCTCTCTCATTGTACCTTTCAAGTGGGTGAGCTAGAAAAACGTAATTTGTCCATGTTATATATCAATGGAAGAGCATCAAGTGATCTTATTGAAAAAGTCAATCAGCAGTTAAAAGAAATTGACACGGATATTGAATCCATTGATGATTTGAACAAGCATTTTGGTGTTCGGAGAGGGAGTCCTGTTAGTCATTTTTTCCCGACAGAAGTGCCGATACAAGCCATTCATGCATTAAAAAAGAATAGAATTGTCCTTTTTTTAGATAATTACCCTTTCGCCCTAGTTTTTCCACATCTATTGCCAGACATGTTTAGTATTGTGAATGATCGAAACTTCCCGTATGTGCTATCAGTTATGCTTCGCGTTCTTCGGGTCGTAGGCGCTATACTGACGCTAATTCTGCCTGCATTGTATGTCGCGTTAGTATCTGTCAATCCTGAGATATTCAAATTTGATCTTGCATTATTTGTGGCAAAAAGCAGAGAAGGGATTCCTGTTCCTGCTTTGCTTGAAACGATTATCATGGTCGTATTAATTGATTTAATATTGGAAGCGATTGTAAGACTGCCGAAAAGTATTGGACCGACCATTTCAATGGTAGGAGGCGTTATATTAGGCCAAGCAATGGTTGAAGCGAAATTAGTCAGTACCTTATTAGTAATTGTCATTACAGCCATTGTTATTTCAAGCTCGGTCGTAGCAGGTATTCAAAATTCGTTATACATTCGTTTATTAAAATATCCTATTTTAATTTTAGCATCTATTTTCGGCATTCTTGGTATATTTACTGGTTTAGCACTTACTGGCATTTATTTGGCGAGTTTAACTTCATTTAATATTCCGTATACGACATTTCGCTTGAAAAGAGAAGGAGATACTAAGTGACCCATAGGTTTCAAATTGGTATAGTTTTTTTTATTATCCATTTAAGCTTTGGTTTTCTGCTTTACCCTGATCTCATCTATTCGTTGACAGATGCGGGGCATTGGTTAGTCATTTTGTGTCAGGGTGTATTGCAATTAATGTTAATTTCACTCTACATTAAAGGTTTGAATTTTTTTCCTAATCAAGATATTATTGATATTTATTTGAAAATGGGACGGTTGGTTGCATGCATCATCCTGCTACCATTTGTCCTGAATTTAACGGTACTTGTTGCGCTTAATATCCGTACCTATACAGAGGTAATTAATTCTTTATTTTTATTACGAACACCGCATTGGCCAATAGCCTTATTGCTTTATTTTATATCGGCTTATACGGCAACAAAAGGCTTAGGGACAATATTGCGATCTTCCGTATTTATTTTTTTTGGGTCTTCGGATTTTATAGTGGAATTATCTTTTTAAAGTTTAAAAATAATTAGTGTTCAAATCGGAATATCTGGTGGAATACTAAGTGTCATAAATGTATCAATTAAATACGAGAGATACGTGAGAAAGTTAAAATAGTCTAACGAACAAGAGCTAAGAAAATTTATGGCACAATACATGGAAAAAGTGTGTGACATACTGGAAAACAGACCTTATTGTTATGACTTATACTGTATCGAGGTATTCGAATTATTGTATTTGTACCTATGTAGCAGATAAATTAAAGGACAGTCATTAATATAAGATATAGGAATTGACAACAATACTATTACACTATACAATGTAATTGTGAAATTGGTAATAAAAAGTATTATCGTTTTACTTAAATAAAAGGGAGGAATTTAAAATGAATTCAGCAAAAACTGATGTTCTAAAAGTGGAAGGTTTGGATTGCCCTTCATGTGCAACAACAGTTGAAAAAGCTTTGAAAAAATTAAAGGGAATTCAAAGTACAGAGGCTAACTTTTTTGCGGAAAAATTAACTGTAACTTATGATGATTCCAGAGTAACTCTTGACGACATTGCTGATAAATTAAAAAAAGTAGGTCACCCTGTAGTTAAATAACTCCAGTTTTCCCACTTAATGTTATCCCTTTAGATAACTTTTGAGTGGGGTTTAGTATTTAATTTATCTTTTCCTATCAAATGAATAAAAACATATCAATTTTTTTGATTACATTTTAAAAATGGAACATAAATAAGGGGGAACACAGAAATGAATACAAGGTGGTATAAACACCCAAGGACAATACTGTTGATTATTGCCGCAACCGTCACAGCATTTACACTGATTGCAGAAATTGGATTCGGTCTACCTGAAATGTGGGCGATTATTTTATATAGTATTGCAATTGTTGTTGGAGGGATCTATCCAGCAAGAAGTGCATGGGTTGAATTAAGAAATGGAAGTCTCTCCATTAATACATTGCTTATTGCGGCAGTAATTGGAGCTATTTATCTAGGATTATGGGAAGAAGCTGCGATGCTTGTCGTTATTTTCTCTTTAGGTGAATTAATGGAATCATACGCATCAGATAAAGCCAGAAATGCAATTAGAGCATTAGTTGAATTAGCCCCTAGTGAAGCAACAGTCATTCGAAATGGTCGTCAAATGCGTATATTGACAGAACAAGTGGAAATCAGAGATATCGTTCTGGTACGTCCCGGAGAAAAAATACCAGTTGATGGTGTAGTCACTAAAGGTTCAACTACAGTTGATCAAGCTTCCATTACTGGAGAGTCAATACCTGTATCAAAACAATTAGGAGATGAGGTATTTGCTTCAACATTAAATGGACGTGGTGCATTGGAAATAGAAGTGACTAAACTTGCTCAAGATACAACCCTAGCCCAAATTATTAAATTAGTAGAGGGCGCACAAATGAAAAAAGGGAAAGGACAGCGGTTCAGTGAGAAATTTGGTGCCATTTACACGCCAGCCATGTTTGTATTAGCGATCATTGTGGCTATTGTACCTCCCCTTTTCTTTGGTCAACCTTTTGATGAATGGTTATATAGAGCTTTAGTGGTACTAGTCGTTTCTTGTTCTTGTGGATTAGTACTGTCTGTGCCAGTCGCAGTCGTTACTGGCATTGGAACGGCAGCTCGAAGTGGAGTAATGGTTAAAGGCGGTATTTATATAGAATCAGCTGGTAGTACTCAAGTTGTGGCATTTGATAAAACAGGAACCTTGACAGTTGGAAAGCCTTCGGTCACGGATCTTGTAACGGTATCAGACCTTTCAAATAAGCAATTATTGGATATTGCTGGTGCGCTTGAAAAACAATCCGAACATCCTTTAGCTGATGCGATTATGGAAGAAACATTAAACAAAAAGATTACAATTCCAGATGTAGAAGAATTCGATTCACTTACAGGTCGTGGGGCAAAAGGTAAGATTAACGGAAATAATTACTACATTGGAAATCCACGCTTGTTTAACGAATTAAAAGTAAACATAAATAAAGACCACGTCA
Encoded proteins:
- a CDS encoding GerAB/ArcD/ProY family transporter, which produces MTHRFQIGIVFFIIHLSFGFLLYPDLIYSLTDAGHWLVILCQGVLQLMLISLYIKGLNFFPNQDIIDIYLKMGRLVACIILLPFVLNLTVLVALNIRTYTEVINSLFLLRTPHWPIALLLYFISAYTATKGLGTILRSSVFIFFGSSDFIVELSF
- a CDS encoding heavy metal translocating P-type ATPase yields the protein MNTRWYKHPRTILLIIAATVTAFTLIAEIGFGLPEMWAIILYSIAIVVGGIYPARSAWVELRNGSLSINTLLIAAVIGAIYLGLWEEAAMLVVIFSLGELMESYASDKARNAIRALVELAPSEATVIRNGRQMRILTEQVEIRDIVLVRPGEKIPVDGVVTKGSTTVDQASITGESIPVSKQLGDEVFASTLNGRGALEIEVTKLAQDTTLAQIIKLVEGAQMKKGKGQRFSEKFGAIYTPAMFVLAIIVAIVPPLFFGQPFDEWLYRALVVLVVSCSCGLVLSVPVAVVTGIGTAARSGVMVKGGIYIESAGSTQVVAFDKTGTLTVGKPSVTDLVTVSDLSNKQLLDIAGALEKQSEHPLADAIMEETLNKKITIPDVEEFDSLTGRGAKGKINGNNYYIGNPRLFNELKVNINKDHVMQIEKLQGQGKTVMLLGTANEVLGMIAVADRPKENAKQAIQSLKEAGVKKVVMLTGDNRLTGEAIGKELGVDEVRAELLPEDKINAVKELQKQYGQVAMVGDGVNDAPALAQADVGIAMGVQGTDVALETADIALMQDNLDQLVYTLKLSKKTVSKIYQNIAISLAIVAFLVVTALIGVMPLTLGLIINEGSALLIIINGMFLRRHKWKKEGIRVENNQSNIPLADAE
- a CDS encoding HTH domain-containing protein encodes the protein MPEFKKRAEVSFVTNISRFDYLKEQLQEVVEKFNFNHLQLSKIVDLPINELESLLNGKGNITTDQQEIIEHKLAKLCFGFQGFDAKERATLLLNDLVKDYMFSTASIAKIIHVEEKELNDFRQAQVMDREAELKICVNVILLHFVLHN
- a CDS encoding alpha/beta fold hydrolase yields the protein MDLNTTTGKKTANKMKIMLIILLKILAALVIIIVVFIAIVFVIDKISSKLEAGKIKPYGQYVTVDGKNMNVLIQGQGTETVVLLPGLGTGTPALDFKPLVEELSPFYKVVVIEPFGYGLSDITEKERSTENIVSEIHEALQILKIDRYILMGHSIAGIYGLDYVNKYEQEVSAFVGIDSSVPRQYGDKVVESPIPSSVITLLKESGLGRLIMKLSADPYATLPVDDETKEQMRILSYKNFRNPTIVNEIENRFPNFKAVENLTFPKNLPVIFFLQPNSTAIEGWSTLHEEQIKDSVHGKVMTFQGTHYLHHTKSKEIAENFRAFIEEVK
- a CDS encoding spore germination protein, with product MENMMMELSSKFADHDDFFVEEELIDQTTIYLMGFKTLIDFAKSNLYIRQMAASSASVGELFTNLSDQLDMDIEQIVNAVLEGKLIVLSQGGRQNAIVDPISINLTRSIEEPKNESPIQASMDAFVEDIHVNVGLIRKRLKTARLSHCTFQVGELEKRNLSMLYINGRASSDLIEKVNQQLKEIDTDIESIDDLNKHFGVRRGSPVSHFFPTEVPIQAIHALKKNRIVLFLDNYPFALVFPHLLPDMFSIVNDRNFPYVLSVMLRVLRVVGAILTLILPALYVALVSVNPEIFKFDLALFVAKSREGIPVPALLETIIMVVLIDLILEAIVRLPKSIGPTISMVGGVILGQAMVEAKLVSTLLVIVITAIVISSSVVAGIQNSLYIRLLKYPILILASIFGILGIFTGLALTGIYLASLTSFNIPYTTFRLKREGDTK
- a CDS encoding heavy-metal-associated domain-containing protein → MNSAKTDVLKVEGLDCPSCATTVEKALKKLKGIQSTEANFFAEKLTVTYDDSRVTLDDIADKLKKVGHPVVK
- a CDS encoding TetR/AcrR family transcriptional regulator — protein: MKDRKQVVIEATLQLFTEKGYQHTSVQDILDKANISKGTFYNYFSSKNECLSAVLEQNRLERNVLKEEILVGKKIDDIEVLVEQLIASLRIKEKYNLMPLFREISFLHDEELQKILAEHRFYEITWLKNRFYDIYGEDGKPYYYECAIIFFGTFQYISFYWNLATKTTIDIKKVVYRSIKYVESFLPEMIESGEILLEPNDMYLLEMDSAYKPITNDQIQKKLELFYKKISTVELQQKSTELTTLLLDEMSREKPRISVLELIIQPFRSSFSDTIYKYEAEEIANLCWLYMKSPNKA